From Nitrospira sp., the proteins below share one genomic window:
- a CDS encoding DUF3108 domain-containing protein — protein MTPVLSVSLCLFILGAPAWSLAAEDATRPFQIGERLTYDISFLNISAGTAVMAVQMGDEGNDRMVGKFVTTAVSSPTVTRFFPVDNRVESVTDLTAFLPEHMTFRRREGKKKEDIEYTFHQQDHTVTAVRGGTTETVPIPAGTQDLISCLYYVRSQLPFKQGASMALNVYHDKKVRQIDVRVENIEMAEGPWGKLETAQVLVIMPFQGIFLNQGNIRVWFTTDARRIPVRMKAKVIVGSIVADLIEGIPEVAQRK, from the coding sequence ATGACACCCGTATTATCCGTTTCGCTGTGCCTGTTCATCCTGGGGGCTCCGGCGTGGAGCCTTGCGGCTGAGGATGCCACACGGCCTTTTCAGATCGGCGAGCGGCTGACCTATGACATTTCCTTCCTGAATATCAGCGCGGGAACGGCGGTAATGGCCGTACAGATGGGAGACGAGGGGAACGATCGGATGGTCGGGAAGTTTGTCACCACAGCGGTCTCGAGTCCCACGGTCACCCGGTTCTTCCCTGTCGATAACCGCGTCGAGTCGGTAACCGATCTGACCGCCTTTCTTCCGGAACATATGACCTTTCGCAGGCGGGAAGGGAAAAAGAAGGAAGATATCGAATATACGTTTCATCAGCAGGACCATACCGTGACTGCCGTGCGAGGGGGCACTACTGAAACGGTGCCGATTCCAGCCGGGACCCAGGACCTGATTTCTTGCCTCTATTACGTGCGCAGCCAGTTACCGTTCAAGCAAGGGGCCTCAATGGCGTTGAATGTGTACCACGATAAGAAGGTCCGCCAGATCGATGTCCGCGTCGAAAACATAGAGATGGCCGAAGGGCCGTGGGGCAAGCTGGAAACGGCTCAAGTGCTTGTGATCATGCCGTTTCAGGGAATTTTTCTGAATCAGGGCAATATTCGGGTCTGGTTTACGACGGATGCCCGGCGTATTCCGGTGCGCATGAAGGCCAAGGTGATCGTCGGCTCGATTGTGGCGGATCTCATTGAAGGAATTCCGGAAGTGGCTCAACGAAAATGA
- a CDS encoding nucleoside-diphosphate sugar epimerase/dehydratase → MKSIVSHLFHRVAGKYGQLILRFRSLLVVATHLALIVAAHLTAFILRFEGDIHAPFDRMMWRYLPAVLVIYWAGLWVFGIQRGLWRYVGLHDLGRIFWASLASSAVFFGVVHLALGLAEYPRSIIILTGLLSGFYIAGIRMAVRWFREWLQIIAPTARRVLIVGAGRAGELLVRDMLSDPSYHSRPVGFIDDDPVKRKMKIHGIPVAGTIGEIKQVADRLGAHEIIVALPSASTATKQKILAASEGCTAPIKILPNVKQLLGDPVSLQQVRPMSLEDLLQREPVQTDRQELHPLIEGKTVLVTGAGGSIGSELCRQIARYKPDSLVLFERYENALHALLLELRAAFPDVGVLPIIGDVTSAERVTEVFQQTGPDLVFHAAAHKHVPLMELNPKEAVRNNVLGTRTVAEAALAAGVDRFVLISTDKAVNPTSVMGVSKRIAEQVIQGFNHVGQTKFTVVRFGNVLGSNGSVVPLFAEQIRKGGPITVTDPEIKRFFMTIPEAVQLVLQASVLGQGGEVFVLDMGEQIRIVDLARNMIVLSGLVPGKDIEIVFTGLRPGEKLYEELFDEQEQVAPTAHAKINRAMGPPRPDDLDQWIEQLDINLSQWSEEAVVQQLRVRIPSYTPTLPQRVP, encoded by the coding sequence GTGAAAAGTATTGTCAGTCATCTCTTCCACAGAGTGGCGGGAAAGTACGGCCAATTGATCTTGCGCTTCCGATCGCTGTTGGTCGTTGCCACCCATTTGGCGTTGATCGTGGCGGCGCATCTGACGGCATTCATACTGCGGTTCGAGGGCGATATTCATGCGCCATTCGACCGGATGATGTGGCGCTATCTGCCGGCTGTCTTGGTGATTTATTGGGCAGGGCTGTGGGTATTTGGGATTCAACGCGGCTTGTGGCGGTATGTCGGGCTTCATGACTTAGGCCGTATTTTTTGGGCGTCCCTTGCCAGTTCAGCCGTGTTTTTCGGGGTGGTTCACCTGGCTCTCGGACTCGCCGAGTATCCGCGTTCGATCATTATCCTGACGGGGCTTCTGAGCGGTTTCTACATTGCGGGCATCCGGATGGCTGTCCGCTGGTTTCGGGAATGGCTGCAAATTATCGCGCCAACGGCCCGGCGAGTCCTGATTGTCGGCGCGGGCCGTGCCGGAGAGTTGCTCGTGAGAGATATGTTGTCCGATCCCAGTTATCACAGCCGGCCGGTCGGATTCATCGATGATGATCCGGTGAAGCGGAAGATGAAGATTCACGGGATTCCCGTGGCCGGCACGATCGGTGAGATCAAACAGGTTGCGGATCGCCTGGGGGCCCATGAGATTATTGTGGCCTTGCCGTCTGCGTCGACCGCGACGAAACAGAAAATTCTGGCGGCATCCGAAGGCTGCACTGCGCCGATAAAAATACTCCCCAATGTGAAGCAGTTGTTGGGCGATCCCGTGTCCCTCCAGCAAGTGCGCCCCATGAGTCTGGAAGACCTGTTGCAGCGGGAGCCAGTTCAAACGGACCGGCAGGAGTTGCACCCCCTCATCGAAGGGAAAACGGTCTTGGTCACCGGGGCGGGAGGGTCGATCGGATCGGAGTTGTGCCGGCAGATTGCCCGCTATAAACCGGACTCACTCGTCTTGTTCGAACGCTATGAGAACGCGCTGCACGCGTTGTTGCTGGAATTGCGCGCAGCCTTTCCCGATGTCGGCGTGTTGCCCATCATCGGGGATGTGACCAGCGCCGAACGGGTCACGGAGGTCTTTCAGCAGACTGGGCCTGACTTGGTGTTCCATGCGGCGGCGCATAAGCATGTGCCGCTGATGGAGCTGAATCCCAAGGAAGCGGTGCGGAACAATGTGCTGGGCACGCGCACGGTGGCCGAGGCCGCGCTGGCGGCCGGGGTCGATCGGTTCGTGTTGATCTCGACCGATAAAGCGGTGAATCCCACCAGTGTGATGGGCGTGAGCAAGCGGATCGCGGAACAGGTGATTCAAGGGTTCAATCATGTGGGGCAGACCAAGTTCACGGTGGTGCGGTTTGGGAATGTCTTGGGCAGCAATGGGAGTGTTGTTCCTCTCTTTGCCGAGCAGATTCGCAAAGGCGGCCCGATCACGGTGACGGATCCGGAGATCAAGCGATTCTTTATGACGATTCCCGAAGCGGTCCAGTTGGTCTTGCAAGCCAGTGTGCTCGGGCAGGGAGGCGAGGTGTTTGTGCTCGATATGGGGGAGCAGATCAGAATCGTCGATTTGGCCAGAAATATGATCGTGTTGTCCGGGTTGGTGCCCGGCAAAGATATTGAGATTGTGTTCACGGGCTTGCGGCCCGGTGAAAAGCTCTACGAAGAGTTATTCGACGAACAGGAGCAGGTGGCCCCGACCGCTCACGCCAAAATCAACCGGGCCATGGGCCCCCCACGGCCGGACGATCTCGATCAATGGATCGAGCAGTTGGACATCAACCTGTCCCAGTGGAGTGAAGAGGCTGTGGTGCAACAGCTTCGAGTGCGCATCCCGAGTTATACCCCCACCCTCCCTCAGCGGGTGCCCTGA
- a CDS encoding HAD hydrolase family protein — translation MVKRTARKLSVRSKSVQDRLRAIRLFATDVDGVLTDAGMYYAESGDEWKKFNTRDGMGIKLLQKAGIITAIVTQERTKIVARRAEKLAIPELHQGVMDKLTLIREMAGRHGLSLNQVAYIGDDVNDLESLRAVGFSATPADGMPVVCDAVDYICQKKGGEGAVREIAELLLQARTSSEPIPKSKRKGAR, via the coding sequence ATGGTGAAGCGTACAGCAAGAAAACTGTCGGTTCGCAGCAAGTCGGTGCAAGACCGGTTACGGGCGATCAGGCTTTTTGCCACGGATGTCGATGGGGTCCTCACCGATGCCGGGATGTACTATGCCGAGTCGGGCGATGAGTGGAAGAAGTTCAATACGCGCGACGGGATGGGGATCAAGCTTTTGCAAAAGGCCGGTATTATCACGGCAATTGTCACCCAGGAGCGGACGAAGATCGTGGCGCGGCGAGCCGAGAAGCTGGCGATTCCTGAGTTGCATCAAGGGGTGATGGATAAGCTGACGCTCATTCGTGAGATGGCTGGCCGGCATGGCCTGTCACTCAACCAAGTGGCCTACATCGGTGATGACGTCAACGACTTGGAGTCGTTGCGCGCTGTCGGGTTTTCCGCCACGCCGGCCGATGGCATGCCGGTGGTGTGCGACGCCGTCGATTACATCTGCCAAAAAAAAGGTGGAGAGGGGGCCGTCCGGGAAATCGCAGAGCTGCTGCTGCAAGCACGGACCTCTTCTGAACCTATTCCCAAATCGAAGCGGAAGGGTGCGCGATGA
- a CDS encoding mannose-1-phosphate guanylyltransferase/mannose-6-phosphate isomerase, producing the protein MKASKHRLYPVIMAGGSGTRFWPLSRHLFPKQLLKIGGDQTLIQQTMQRVCGCAPASHVLISTNRAQAELIRTQLVEWKDDLAQGFVLEPEGRNTAPAIALAALEVLRRDPDGVMLVVPADHVVTGQRDFQTAVSLAVQLAAQGYLVTFGIPPVRPETGYGYIKPNGRAILGKQGKLTGYRVQQFVEKPDAAKAARYLKAGNYYWNSGMFIWRAAAILEEIRRHQPALGAVVDRLGALKAAGASQAAMDEVYRQALSVSIDNGVMELSSNAAVVPVVFRWSDVGSWGSLDEVAKQDQSGNIMTGRVVDFESTRSIVYADRRVVATIGLQDMVVVDTPDATLVCPKSRAQDVKKIVEVLKRQQAPEHLEHLTVFRPWGSYTILEEGPGFKVKRVTVNPGGRLSLQLHHQRSEHWVVIAGTARVTRGEEVFDLQVGMSTAIPVETRHRLENPGQDMLHIIEVQNGPYLGEDDIVRFKDDYGRG; encoded by the coding sequence ATGAAAGCCAGTAAGCACAGGCTGTATCCCGTGATCATGGCCGGAGGGAGCGGGACCCGCTTTTGGCCATTGAGCCGGCATTTGTTCCCCAAGCAGCTGCTCAAGATCGGCGGGGACCAGACGCTGATTCAGCAAACGATGCAGCGGGTCTGCGGCTGTGCGCCGGCTTCCCATGTGCTGATTTCGACCAATCGCGCACAGGCGGAGTTGATTCGGACTCAGCTGGTCGAGTGGAAGGACGATCTCGCGCAGGGGTTTGTGCTTGAACCGGAAGGGCGCAATACGGCACCGGCCATTGCGCTGGCGGCGCTGGAAGTGCTGCGGCGCGATCCTGATGGGGTGATGTTGGTCGTGCCGGCGGATCATGTGGTGACCGGGCAGCGGGACTTTCAGACCGCCGTGTCGTTGGCGGTGCAACTTGCGGCGCAGGGCTATCTGGTGACGTTCGGGATTCCACCGGTCAGGCCAGAGACAGGCTACGGCTATATTAAGCCCAATGGGCGGGCGATCCTTGGCAAGCAGGGGAAGCTGACGGGATACCGCGTGCAGCAGTTTGTCGAGAAGCCCGATGCCGCGAAAGCGGCTCGCTATCTCAAGGCAGGCAATTATTATTGGAACAGCGGCATGTTCATCTGGCGCGCTGCGGCGATTCTGGAAGAAATTCGCCGGCATCAGCCTGCGTTGGGCGCAGTCGTGGATCGTCTCGGAGCGCTGAAGGCAGCCGGGGCATCCCAGGCGGCGATGGATGAAGTCTATCGCCAGGCCCTGTCGGTCTCGATCGATAACGGGGTCATGGAATTGTCGTCGAACGCGGCGGTCGTGCCTGTGGTGTTCCGCTGGTCCGATGTGGGGAGTTGGGGGAGCCTGGACGAAGTCGCCAAGCAGGATCAATCCGGGAATATCATGACCGGGCGCGTGGTCGATTTCGAAAGTACACGGTCGATTGTCTATGCGGATCGGCGGGTGGTGGCCACCATCGGGCTGCAGGACATGGTAGTCGTGGATACGCCCGATGCCACGCTGGTCTGTCCCAAGTCTCGCGCGCAGGATGTGAAGAAGATTGTGGAAGTGCTGAAGCGGCAACAGGCGCCGGAGCATTTGGAACATCTGACGGTCTTTCGTCCATGGGGATCGTACACGATTTTAGAAGAAGGCCCCGGCTTCAAGGTCAAACGGGTGACGGTCAACCCTGGTGGGCGGCTGTCGTTGCAGCTCCATCATCAGCGGAGCGAGCATTGGGTGGTCATTGCCGGAACGGCACGGGTGACGAGGGGTGAGGAGGTGTTCGATCTCCAGGTGGGGATGAGCACCGCTATCCCGGTCGAAACCCGGCATCGATTGGAAAATCCCGGCCAGGATATGCTGCACATTATTGAAGTGCAGAATGGTCCCTATCTGGGCGAAGACGATATTGTCCGGTTTAAAGACGATTATGGGCGGGGTTAG
- a CDS encoding glycosyltransferase family 4 protein codes for MSKVDHLPRLKIAVLIKRFLRTGGAEKYAMEVVRRLAVAHDVHVFAHEWIFDGSEPITFHKIPRVCHKPAWVNQLFFSYFCRRAVDDGFDVVHSFEKVPTFDVMTVQSPCFKSPELKGLGRWQQRLDWVRTALSPRKLAWRWLEARQFADEGARVIIAVAEKVKRNVQACYGLSDDHFQLAYTGVDVPKIERVYSPQELHDIRAQLGLSADDLVLLFVGTEFKRKGLDALLGGLALLPRGMCKLLIAGGGGGKLDYYKQLAAKIHLESDVRFLGLVQDIERMYPIADLYVLPTLADPCPLAPLEAMAAGVATIMSAPDFNGSAELIQNGEALLLSNPRDPKEIAQAVMSLTDSRARQELAEKGRALVRQFTWDKTAEETLSAYRSVLRRKGVRGQPCLEMQGVS; via the coding sequence ATGTCGAAGGTGGACCATCTTCCTAGGCTTAAGATCGCCGTCCTGATCAAGCGCTTTCTCCGCACCGGTGGCGCGGAAAAATACGCGATGGAAGTGGTGCGGCGTTTGGCGGTGGCCCATGATGTGCACGTCTTCGCCCATGAGTGGATATTTGACGGTTCCGAACCCATCACGTTTCACAAAATTCCCAGGGTTTGTCATAAACCGGCCTGGGTGAATCAGTTGTTTTTTTCTTATTTCTGCCGCCGGGCGGTGGATGACGGATTCGATGTGGTGCATTCCTTTGAAAAAGTCCCGACGTTCGATGTGATGACGGTTCAGTCGCCCTGTTTCAAATCTCCGGAACTCAAAGGATTAGGGCGCTGGCAGCAGCGGTTGGACTGGGTGCGCACGGCGCTGAGTCCTCGCAAGCTCGCCTGGCGGTGGCTGGAGGCCAGACAGTTCGCCGATGAGGGCGCACGAGTGATTATTGCCGTGGCTGAGAAGGTGAAGCGGAATGTGCAAGCCTGTTACGGGCTTTCCGACGATCATTTTCAACTGGCCTATACCGGGGTGGATGTGCCGAAGATCGAGCGGGTCTATTCACCACAGGAGTTGCACGACATTCGTGCCCAGCTGGGCCTCTCCGCCGATGATCTGGTGCTGTTGTTCGTGGGGACCGAGTTCAAACGGAAGGGGCTGGATGCATTGTTGGGAGGGCTGGCACTGCTCCCGCGCGGGATGTGTAAGCTGCTGATTGCGGGGGGCGGCGGCGGAAAGCTTGACTATTACAAACAGCTCGCGGCCAAGATCCATCTGGAGTCTGATGTTCGGTTTCTCGGGTTGGTTCAGGATATTGAACGGATGTATCCGATCGCAGACCTGTACGTGTTGCCGACATTGGCCGATCCCTGCCCGCTGGCTCCTTTAGAAGCCATGGCGGCTGGGGTTGCGACCATTATGAGTGCGCCGGATTTCAACGGGAGCGCGGAGTTGATACAAAACGGAGAAGCGCTCCTTCTCTCGAACCCTCGTGATCCGAAAGAAATCGCCCAAGCCGTGATGTCATTGACGGACAGCCGGGCACGGCAGGAGCTGGCTGAAAAGGGGCGCGCGTTGGTGCGGCAATTCACCTGGGACAAGACGGCTGAAGAAACGTTGTCGGCCTATCGGTCCGTGTTGCGGCGCAAGGGGGTGAGGGGGCAGCCCTGTTTAGAGATGCAAGGAGTGTCGTGA
- a CDS encoding glycosyltransferase family 2 protein, translating into MKTAVIVTTYNRPDALAVVLSGYEAQTDRDFELVVADDGSTSETAAVIQDYQRRSQGPVRHVWQEDRGFRAAAIRNRAAAATTADYIIFTDGDCVPSRQFVQAHKRLAEPGYFLGANRVLLSERGTQRVLDGRLPIHEWGWVQWSLAWARREVNRLLPLLILPDGCFRKWEPERWKGIKTCNLSLWRSDLVRVNGLDESYEGWGLEDTDLVVRLLRSGVKHKTARYAAPVFHLWHREQARSGLEENRARLEHVLRSQDTQAGKGLTRYLMGAEI; encoded by the coding sequence ATGAAGACCGCGGTGATTGTCACTACGTACAATCGACCCGATGCGCTGGCCGTAGTGCTGTCGGGCTATGAGGCGCAAACCGATCGGGATTTTGAACTGGTCGTCGCCGATGACGGATCGACGTCCGAGACCGCGGCGGTGATCCAAGATTATCAGCGCCGGAGTCAGGGACCGGTCCGGCATGTGTGGCAGGAGGATCGGGGCTTTCGAGCCGCCGCGATTCGCAATCGGGCGGCCGCGGCTACCACGGCGGACTATATTATCTTTACGGATGGCGACTGCGTGCCATCCCGGCAGTTTGTTCAGGCTCACAAGCGGTTAGCGGAGCCGGGGTATTTTCTCGGGGCCAATCGCGTGCTGCTCTCCGAGCGAGGGACGCAGCGGGTTCTGGATGGGCGGCTGCCTATTCACGAGTGGGGCTGGGTGCAGTGGAGTTTGGCGTGGGCCAGGCGCGAGGTGAATCGGCTTCTGCCGCTGCTCATTTTGCCGGATGGCTGTTTTCGCAAATGGGAACCTGAACGGTGGAAGGGCATCAAGACCTGCAACCTCTCGCTGTGGCGGAGCGATCTGGTCCGTGTCAACGGACTCGATGAGTCTTATGAAGGATGGGGGCTGGAGGACACCGATCTGGTTGTGCGGTTGCTGCGAAGCGGCGTCAAACATAAGACGGCCCGTTATGCCGCGCCGGTGTTTCATTTATGGCACCGTGAGCAGGCTCGAAGCGGGTTGGAGGAAAACCGGGCGCGGTTGGAGCACGTGTTGCGATCGCAGGACACACAGGCGGGCAAGGGGCTTACCCGCTATCTGATGGGGGCTGAGATATGA
- a CDS encoding class I SAM-dependent methyltransferase translates to MTTAGGMVGAQLIERCPVGCEGDLVETAIVLPEGALRRCLVCGQLVSQITALAFASSMKEFDQPRGTLPTEHTQRRHDARAAKLFGTVAALVGSKPGRALRLLDVGCSSGALLRSALHHGFDAEGVEPAAQAAGFAQGSGLKVFQGYLQEARYPDSSFDAVTLMEVIEHLPDPHALLKEVWRILRPNGVLVVGTGNGASWTVRLVGARWGYFQVAGHGGHISFYNPTSVGLLADRCGFQVEQSTTRRVSLAEPYEVGRITYRVLKVMAEILTIPARILGQGHDMLVLLRKVPA, encoded by the coding sequence ATGACAACTGCTGGTGGTATGGTCGGTGCGCAGTTGATCGAACGTTGCCCGGTTGGATGCGAAGGCGACTTGGTGGAAACGGCGATTGTGTTGCCTGAAGGCGCGTTGCGCCGGTGTCTTGTGTGCGGACAGTTGGTCAGTCAGATTACGGCACTGGCATTTGCCAGTTCGATGAAGGAGTTTGATCAGCCGAGAGGAACGCTCCCGACTGAGCACACGCAGCGCAGGCATGATGCTCGGGCGGCGAAGTTGTTTGGGACTGTGGCGGCCCTCGTTGGTTCCAAGCCGGGACGAGCCCTCAGGCTTCTTGATGTTGGATGTTCCAGTGGAGCTCTGCTGAGGAGTGCCTTGCACCATGGGTTCGACGCCGAAGGAGTTGAGCCGGCGGCACAAGCTGCTGGGTTTGCCCAGGGTTCAGGGCTCAAAGTCTTTCAGGGGTACCTTCAAGAGGCGCGCTATCCGGATTCGAGTTTCGATGCGGTGACCTTGATGGAGGTCATTGAACATCTTCCGGATCCGCACGCGTTGTTGAAAGAGGTGTGGCGGATCCTCAGACCGAATGGTGTGCTCGTGGTGGGAACGGGCAATGGCGCGAGTTGGACGGTCCGTTTGGTAGGGGCCCGTTGGGGATATTTTCAGGTGGCGGGGCATGGCGGGCACATCAGCTTTTATAATCCCACATCGGTTGGATTATTGGCAGACCGTTGTGGATTCCAAGTGGAGCAAAGCACAACCCGTCGGGTCTCATTAGCGGAACCATACGAAGTCGGTCGGATCACGTATCGAGTGCTCAAAGTTATGGCGGAAATACTGACGATTCCGGCGAGGATATTGGGCCAAGGGCATGACATGCTGGTGTTATTGAGAAAGGTTCCCGCGTAA
- a CDS encoding phosphomannomutase/phosphoglucomutase, with the protein MGLFREYDLRGIVGQELTEDIAELVGRAYCTHVQGRGVKTVSMGRDGRLSSPQLHQALVKGLLAGGLNVIDIGICPSPLVYFSLFHLPVDGGIMITGSHNAAEYNGFKICVGKEAIHGEEIQALRRVMEKGEFVSGNGTRSEHPIIPDYLAYLKKSFAGVQASHLHVVIDCGNGVAALVAKQALELLGCKVTGLYCDLDGRFPNHHPDPTVLENLADLTQAVKDHKADVGIGYDGDADRIGTVDEQGNVLWGDRLMVIYSRDILAARPGSTIISEVKASQSLYDDIAKQGGRPVMWKTGHSLIKAKMKEEQAVLAGEMSGHMFFADRYFGYDDAVYASCRLVEILAKRRMPLSALVADLPETTVTPEIRVDLPDAIKFDVVKRVRSRFEEHVKSQQGLGPEQRRVRELVTIDGVRAIFDDGWGLIRASNTQPALVLRFEALSPAKLTAIRAIVEAELAAARQFVER; encoded by the coding sequence ATGGGTTTATTTCGCGAATATGATCTCAGAGGGATTGTCGGGCAGGAACTGACCGAGGACATCGCCGAACTGGTTGGGCGGGCCTACTGCACGCATGTCCAGGGGCGCGGGGTGAAGACGGTGAGTATGGGGCGCGATGGCCGTCTGAGTTCCCCCCAATTGCATCAGGCGCTGGTCAAGGGGTTATTGGCCGGAGGGTTGAACGTCATTGATATCGGCATCTGCCCTTCACCGCTGGTCTATTTCTCGCTGTTTCACTTGCCGGTGGACGGCGGCATCATGATTACCGGCAGCCATAACGCAGCCGAGTACAACGGGTTCAAGATTTGCGTGGGGAAAGAGGCGATTCATGGCGAGGAAATCCAGGCGCTTCGCCGGGTGATGGAGAAGGGGGAGTTCGTGTCCGGCAATGGGACACGGTCGGAGCACCCGATCATTCCCGATTACCTGGCCTATCTCAAGAAGAGTTTTGCCGGGGTGCAAGCCAGCCATCTCCATGTCGTGATCGATTGTGGCAATGGCGTTGCCGCCTTGGTGGCGAAGCAGGCACTGGAGTTGCTGGGTTGCAAGGTGACGGGCCTGTATTGTGACTTGGATGGCCGGTTTCCCAATCACCATCCCGACCCCACGGTGTTGGAAAATTTGGCCGACCTCACGCAGGCTGTCAAGGATCACAAGGCGGATGTGGGCATCGGCTATGACGGTGATGCCGATCGCATCGGCACAGTCGATGAGCAGGGGAATGTGCTCTGGGGCGACCGGCTGATGGTGATCTACTCGCGTGATATTCTGGCAGCACGGCCTGGCAGCACGATCATTTCCGAAGTGAAGGCCTCGCAGAGCTTGTACGACGACATTGCCAAGCAGGGTGGCCGTCCGGTGATGTGGAAAACCGGTCATTCCTTGATCAAAGCCAAGATGAAGGAAGAACAGGCCGTGTTGGCGGGGGAAATGTCCGGTCATATGTTTTTTGCCGACCGCTATTTCGGTTACGACGATGCGGTCTATGCATCCTGCCGTCTCGTGGAAATTCTGGCGAAGCGCAGAATGCCGCTGTCCGCGCTGGTGGCGGATTTGCCTGAGACGACGGTCACCCCTGAAATTCGTGTCGATCTCCCGGATGCAATCAAGTTCGATGTCGTCAAGCGGGTCCGCAGCCGGTTTGAGGAGCATGTGAAGTCCCAGCAGGGACTGGGGCCGGAACAGCGCCGGGTGAGGGAGTTGGTAACGATTGATGGAGTGCGGGCGATCTTCGACGACGGATGGGGCCTGATCCGGGCCTCCAATACTCAACCGGCGTTGGTCTTGCGATTCGAGGCCCTCTCGCCCGCGAAGCTCACAGCCATTCGTGCTATCGTGGAAGCGGAGCTGGCTGCCGCGCGACAGTTTGTCGAACGCTAG
- the fbp gene encoding class 1 fructose-bisphosphatase, whose amino-acid sequence MGQFPLTLGRFIIRSQAQHPGATGEFSSLLSQIGLVGKVIAHDLRRAGLINILGTTGETNVQGETVKKLDDIANDTFLRAFQQNGLVCALASEEMEQMVSLPENWPQGKYMLLFDPLDGSSNTDCNMPLGAIFSVLRYESNDRPPVESDLLKKGLEQVAAGYLLFGSSTMLVYTAGHGVHGFTLEPSIGEYLLSHEQIRIPDRGKVYATNEGNYHKWTPGMQRYVDSLKISDKATGRPYSGRYSGCLVADVHRVLLGGGVYFYPGETDKPEGKLRLMYEGNPLAMVVEQAGGRATTGTMRILEVEPQKLHQRVPLIIGSRQDVETVEAFIQGRS is encoded by the coding sequence ATGGGACAATTTCCCCTTACATTAGGCCGCTTTATCATTCGCAGTCAGGCGCAGCATCCTGGTGCGACCGGAGAGTTCTCCAGCCTGCTCAGCCAGATTGGTCTGGTGGGGAAAGTCATTGCGCACGATCTTCGCCGTGCGGGTCTCATCAACATCCTTGGCACGACCGGTGAAACGAATGTGCAGGGCGAGACGGTCAAAAAGCTGGACGACATTGCGAACGACACTTTCTTGCGCGCCTTCCAGCAAAACGGATTGGTCTGTGCCTTGGCCTCAGAGGAAATGGAGCAGATGGTCTCGCTGCCGGAGAACTGGCCGCAGGGGAAGTACATGCTGCTCTTCGATCCGCTCGACGGGTCGTCCAATACCGATTGTAATATGCCGCTGGGAGCCATTTTCTCCGTGCTGCGGTATGAGAGCAACGACCGGCCGCCGGTTGAGAGCGATCTGCTGAAAAAGGGGCTCGAACAGGTGGCGGCAGGCTATCTGTTGTTTGGCTCCAGCACCATGCTGGTCTATACGGCCGGTCATGGGGTCCATGGGTTTACCCTTGAACCGAGCATCGGTGAGTATCTGCTGTCGCATGAACAGATCCGGATTCCCGATCGCGGGAAAGTCTATGCGACCAACGAGGGGAACTACCACAAATGGACCCCGGGCATGCAACGGTACGTGGACTCTCTCAAGATCTCCGACAAGGCCACGGGACGGCCCTATAGCGGGCGCTACTCCGGCTGTCTGGTCGCCGATGTGCACCGTGTCTTGCTTGGCGGCGGGGTGTACTTCTATCCCGGTGAAACGGATAAGCCGGAAGGCAAACTCCGGCTCATGTATGAAGGCAATCCGCTGGCAATGGTGGTGGAGCAGGCCGGCGGACGGGCCACGACCGGCACCATGCGTATTCTTGAGGTGGAGCCCCAAAAATTGCACCAGCGGGTGCCCTTGATTATCGGCAGCAGGCAGGATGTGGAGACGGTCGAAGCGTTTATTCAGGGCCGGTCTTAG